In the Pseudoliparis swirei isolate HS2019 ecotype Mariana Trench chromosome 19, NWPU_hadal_v1, whole genome shotgun sequence genome, one interval contains:
- the nkap gene encoding NF-kappa-B-activating protein, with the protein MPMSERSSSEPRSPRARRPRSRSRSRHRSNSRERSLSPYSFGPKLPKPRNREKELEERDRRFREAKNIRRIRIASPRRSRSRSRERQYNPNNNNPNNNPNNNSYNNSYNNNTYNNTYSHWSEQRDASGKHGSFKDDYYYEQQRDDAQRQETFITRRLQERERIGELGCPEVWGYSPRVKEPDSDEFTPVEEDEKNSSSESSSEDKKKKKKKKKKSKKKKNKKHSEDSELESNSDEEEIKKKKKKKKSKKSKKSKKKKVKKSQKESSNSSSEESKEEEGAEGEEEEDDDPNAVMWVEKTCMDENVVGPEAPLIHMSQDDDRPLDFGHALLPGEGAAMAEYVKAGKRIPRRGEIGLTSDEIANFEKSGYVMSGSRHRRMEAVRLRKENQIYSADEKRALASFNQEERRKRESKILTSFREMVYRKTKGKEEK; encoded by the exons GCCGCGAGCGCAGCCTGTCTCCGTACAGCTTCGGGCCCAAACTCCCGAAGCCGCGCAACAGGGAGAAGGAGCTCGAAGAACGGGATCGCCGGTTCCGCGAGGCGAAAAACATCCGGCGAATCCGCATAGCAAGCCCCCGCCGTAGCCGGTCCCGGTCCAGGGAGCGTCAATACaaccccaacaacaacaaccccaacAACAACCCCAACAACAACAGCTACAACAAcagctacaacaacaacacctacaACAACACCTACAGCCACTGGTCCGAGCAACGGGACGCTTCTGGGAAACACGGAAGTTTCAAAGATGATTATTACTACGAGCAGCAACGGGACGACGCTCAGAGACAAGAGACTTTCATTACCAG GCGTCtgcaagagagagagcggaTCGGGGAGTTGGGTTGTCCGGAAGTTTGGGGATATTCACCAAGAGTTAAAGAGCCAGA CTCTGATGAATTCACACCAGTCGAAGAAGACGAGAAAAACAGCAGTTCAGAATCGAGCTCAGAAG acaagaagaagaaaaagaagaagaagaagaaatccaagaagaaaaagaacaaaaagcacTCCGAGGACAGTGAGCTGGAATCAAATTCAGACG aagaagaaataaagaagaagaaaaagaaaaagaagagcaaGAA GTCCAAGAagtccaagaagaagaaggtaaaGAAGAGTCAGAAGGAGTCCAGCAACTCCAGCAGTGAAGAGtccaaggaggaagagggggcagagggggaggaggaggaggatgacgatCCCAACGCAGTGATGTGGGTGGAGAAAACCTGCATGGACGAAAATGTGGTCGGCCCCGAAGCTCCGCTCATACACATGTCGCAGGACGACGACCGACCTTTGGA TTTCGGCCATGCCCTGTTGCCAGGTGAAGGTGCTGCGATGGCGGAGTATGTAAAAGCTGGCAAACGTATCCCGAGAAGAGGTGAGATCGGTCTCACCAGCGACGAGATCGCAAACTTCGAGAAGTCTGGCTACGTGATGAGCGGCAGCAG ACATCGTCGTATGGAGGCTGTGCGTCTGAGAAAGGAAAACCAGATCTACAGTGCGGATGAGAAGCGAGCTCTGGCGTCCTTcaaccaggaggagaggaggaagagagagagcaagatccTGACGAGCTTCAGGGAGATGGTGTACCGGAAAACCAAAGGCAAGGAGGAGAAGTGA
- the ndufa1 gene encoding NADH dehydrogenase [ubiquinone] 1 alpha subcomplex subunit 1: MWYEILPGIGVMFVALLIPGLATIHIHKFTNGGKEKRIARVPWQWSLMERDRRVSGTGRYYDSKGLENIH, from the exons ATGTGGTACGAGATTCTGCCGGGCATCGGCGTCATGTTCGTGGCACTGCTCATTCCGGGTTTAGCAACCATTCATATACACAAGTTCACCAACGGaggaaag GAAAAGAGAATCGCTCGAGTTCCGTGGCAATGGTCTCTGATGGAGAGGGACAGGCGCGTGTCGGGGACAGGACGGTATTATGACTCTAAG GGACTTGAGAACATCCACTGA
- the upf3b gene encoding regulator of nonsense transcripts 3B: MKEDKENARPKERKFELNCEDGEKTEKSRERKEAMTKIVIRRLPPSLTREELEEQLQPLPEVDYFEFFSNDASLFPHLFARAYINFKNQEDIVLFRDRFDGYVFIDSKGQEYPAIVEFAPFQKTAKKKMKRKDAKCGTIDEDPDYKKFLEFYNGDDDKLASTPETLLEEIEAKSKELVAKKTTPLLDFLKNKQRIREEKKEERRRRELERKRVRDEERRKWREEERRKRKDTEKMKRNEKPLEKDKDQVKEEPKIKLLKKPDRSDDCDSEKSKEKAKKPDRPNKDDRSMGVADHKRRPHIENKEDRGRKADEEGRKEFRERDTERDRERERERLQREKERIRRQDENRRRRRDRQDGENLCRKREEDVKKDKDRGKEKKKGENIGDSTHSERPERPNKDYKKEESNKRDRLRNKDRPAIQLYQPGGRSRNRDGAESNSADRKPDTENENVADKGDD, encoded by the exons ATGAAGGAAGACAAGGAAAACGCTCGGCCGAAAGAGCGAAAATTTGAACTAAACTGTGAAGATGGAGAAAAGACGGAGAAGTCTAGGGAAAGGAAAGAGGCCATGACAAAG ATTGTGATCAGACGGTTGCCACCAAGTCTGACcagggaggagctggaggaacaGTTGCAACCTCTCCCAGAGGTGGACTACTTTGAGTTTTTCTCCAATGACGCCAG CCTTTTTCCTCATCTCTTCGCAAGGGCATACATCAATTTTAAAAATCAAGAGGATATAGTTCTTTTCAGAGATCGATTTGATGGATATGTGTTCATTGACAGCAAAG GACAGGAGTATCCTGCCATCGTGGAGTTCGCACCTTTTCAAAAGACTGccaagaaaaaaatgaagagaAAGGATGCAAAATGTGGAACAATTGATGAAg ATCCGGATTACAAGAAGTTTCTTGAATTTTACAACGGTGATGATGACAAGTTGGCATCAACACCAGAGACACTGTTGGAAGAGATTGAGGCAAAATCAAAGGAACTTGTAG CTAAAAAAACAACTCCTCTGCTTGACTTCTTGAAGAATAAACAG AGAAtcagggaggaaaagaaagaagagagaagaaggagggagcTTGAACGCAAGCGCGTGCGTGACGAGGAGCGTCGtaagtggagggaggaggagagaaggaagcgcaaagacacagagaagatgaagagaaaTGAGAAACCCCTGGAAAAAGACAAGGACCAAGTTAAAGAAGAACCAAAGATTAAG CTCCTGAAAAAGCCAGACAGAAGTGATGATTGTGATTCTGAGAAGTCCAAGGAAAAGGCCAAGAAGCCAGACAGGCCAAATAAAGACGACAGATCCATGGGGGTGGCAGATCATAAGAGGCGTCCACACATTGAAAATAAGGAGGACCGAGGAAGGAA AGCGGAcgaagaggggaggaaggagtttAGGGAGCGTGACACAGAGCGCGACCGAGAGCGGGAGAGGGAGcggctgcagagagagaaggagcgtATCAGGCGACAGGACGAAAATCGGCGGAGAAGGCGAGATCGTCAGGATGGAGAGAACTTATgcagaaagagggaggaggatgttaaaaaagacaaagatcgtggcaaggagaagaaaaagggtgAAAACATTGGAGACTCTACTCACTCTGAGAGGCCAGAGAGGCCGAACAAAGACTACAAGAAGGAGGAAAGTAATAAAAGAGACCGTCTACGAAATAAG GACCGGCCTGCGATTCAGCTTTACCAGCCAGGGGGCAGAAGCCGCAATCGAGATGGAGCGGAATCCAACTCTGCCGACAGAAAGCCAGATACTGAGAATGAGAACGTGGCTGACAAAGGAGACGATTGA
- the rpl39 gene encoding 60S ribosomal protein L39, whose amino-acid sequence MSSHKTFRIKRFLAKKQKQNRPIPQWIRMKTGNKIRYNSKRRHWRRTKLGL is encoded by the exons ATG TCGTCCCACAAGACTTTCAGGATCAAGCGCTTCCTTGCCAAGAAGCAGAAACAGAACAGGCCCATTCCACAGTGGATCAGAATGAAGACTGGAAATAAGATCAG GTACAATTCCAAGAGGAGACACTGGAGAAGGACCAAGCTTGGCCTGTAA
- the sowahd gene encoding LOW QUALITY PROTEIN: ankyrin repeat domain-containing protein SOWAHD (The sequence of the model RefSeq protein was modified relative to this genomic sequence to represent the inferred CDS: inserted 2 bases in 1 codon), producing MNEDGCNSTGCEPAVRHADAHGXSRQGTVVARLSRYGMQVLPSAFQRRSRLQRQREVTDSCAPGGLQREAPERGSLTPAMRKTYLKELLQSTPSHGGLSSVLSQTRSVSSEQDAGCALYPMEHAWMLSAVEGNYQTILEFISEDPYLLTRKDFISGYSVLHWLAKRGQDETLLKLLRSAESAGIPVNVNVRGSGGLTPLHVASLHRQYTVIKLLVGAFSANVDAMDYNGKRAWQYLEGDAPLEMRELLGTWDDEHSCACAQNVNNSAGAMNVTAHELDPEETQAVDSFDQTQKGGSWRFRVIRKLIPSFSFLGNKS from the exons ATGAATGAGGATGGATGCAACTCAACTGGATGTGAACCAGCTGTCCGTCATGCCGACGCCCACGG GAGCAGACAAGGCACCGTTGTGGCGCGACTCTCGAGGTATGGCATGCAGGTCCTGCCCAGCGCCTTCCAGCGTAGGTCGAGGCTGCAGAGGCAGCGGGAGGTCACTGACAGCTGCGCACCGGGGGGGCTACAGAGGGAGGCTCCGGAGCGAGGCTCGCTCACACCCGCCATGCGTAAAACATACCTAAAAGAGTTGCTTCAGAGCACCCCGTCGCACGGCGGGTTGAGCAGCGTGCTGTCACAAACTCGCAGCGTGTCCTCCGAGCAGGACGCGGGCTGCGCTTTGTATCCGATGGAACACGCGTGGATGCTGTCTGCCGTGGAGGGAAACTACCAGACTATCCTGGAGTTCATCTCCGAGGACCCCTACCTGTTAACCAGGAAGGATTTCATCAGCGGGTACTCGGTCCTGCACTGGCTGGCCAAGAGGGGACAGGACGAGACTCTGCTCAAACTTCTGAGGTCCGCAGAAAGTGCGGGGATCCCTGTGAACGTGAACGTGCGGGGCAGCGGCGGGCTCACCCCGCTGCACGTCGCCAGCCTGCACAGGCAGTACACCGTCATCAAGCTGCTGGTCGGCGCCTTCAGTGCCAACGTCGATGCCATGGACTACAATGGGAAGAGGGCCTGGCAGTATCTGGAGGGAGACGCCCCGCTGGAGATGAGGGAGCTGCTGGGGACCTGGGATGATGAGCACAGCTGCGCATGTGCGCAAAACGTCAACAACAGCGCTGGGGCGATGAACGTGACCGCACATGAGCTCGATCCAGAAGAGACTCAGGCGGTGGACTCCTTTGACCAGACTCAGAAAGGGGGCAGCTGGAGGTTCAGGGTCATTAGGAAGCTGATACCCTCCTTTTCGTTTCTTGGTAACAAAAGCTGA